The Corvus moneduloides isolate bCorMon1 chromosome 20, bCorMon1.pri, whole genome shotgun sequence region attttccttccttgcatCCAAAGTCACAGCCGAAAACTGATGGAAGCCAGAGCATCCCAAGCTCCCTCTATCCAAGCTGAAggtccagcccttccccagggaCCCCTTTCCCCGGAGCTCCCACCCCCTGAACTGGGCATGTGGTCAGGCTGGCTGGGTACCTCCCCTCCTACACAAATCCTTCAGATCCTTTGGAAATGTGAATATCGGTTcgttttgttgttgctttttgtttcgTTTGTTTTTTTGCTGAGTCTGTCCTGGCTCTCGGGGCTTGGGAATAAATTAtgacccaggaaaaaaaaaaaacaaacaccacacacagaagaaaaaaaaaggaagaatacGTTTTATATATATGCAAAACTGTGTATTTATGTCCGATAAACACAAAGATGTGTGAATATGCTGATGTGctcagaaatatatttatttactaaTATATTTATCCATGTACCAGTCTGCTGCCTGCGTTTGTTCTTTGTGCGCGGGGCTGCGCTGCCGGAGGAGCCCCGCGGGGAGGGacccccggcccagcccggcccagcccggcccttCCCGGGCCCGGCAGAGCCCCCGCCCGCGGCAgagcccccgcccgccgctgccgctcGGGCCCGGGGCGGGTCCAGGGCCGGCCCGGAccattcctgttcccattcccggGGCGGATCCAGGGCCGACGTGGGCTCGTTCCCATTCCCGGGGCGGATCcagggccggggcgggcgcgTTCctgttcccgttcccgttcccgtgCCCGGGGCGGGTCCGGGGCCGTGGCGCAGTCGcagagcggggccggggcagcgaTGGCCGCGATCTCGCTGGAGACCGTCCCTAAGGACCTGCGGCACCTGCGCgcctgcctgctctgctccctcgTCAAGGTGGGACCGggaagggcacagggacaggcgCCGGCACAGGGACTGCTCCCCCGCCCGGCTTAAGCCTTGCAGCCCCTACTCGGGCCTTTCTCCCCGGCACCGGCCCTTCCCGCCCCTTGCCCCGCCCGGCCTGCGCCTTCCCATCCCGGCCCCGGCACTCCCTGCCCCGGCCCTCCCACCTCGGCCCGGGCctccccgctccggccccggccCTTCCCTGCGCCGGTTCTCCTCCCTCTCGGCCCCAGCCcgagccttcctgccctccccgGTCCTTTGCCCGCCCGTTCTggccctcctctcccagcacttCCCGGCTCAGGACCCCCTCTCCGGCCTGGACCTTCCCGGTCTTTTCCCCCTCCTGGTCTGtgcctccagcccctgccacggCCCTTCGCCCCCGggcctctctccctcccctgcctcccGCAGCCTCTGGGCGCTTCCCGTCCGCCCCGGCCCTGGTCCTGAACCCTCCTTCCCGGggttccctccctcccttccctcgGCCgttccctcccttttcccgCCCCGCGGCCACCCGGCTCCCGGCTGGTCCGGGCCCCTGACACCCGTGTCCCCTTAGACCATCGACCAGTTCGAGTATGATGGCTGTGATAACTGCGAGACGTACCTGCAGATGAAGGGGAACCGCGAGATGGTCTATGACTGCACCAGCTCCTCCTTCGACGGGTGAGTGGGGCCTGGGCCCAGCCGTGGTCCCCCAGGAGCGTGGGGACACTGAAGTGGCACAGTGGGGTCACCCAGCTGGGAGACGTCCCCTCACTGCCATCCCTCCCGCAGGATCATCGCCATGATGAGCCCTGAGGACAGCTGGGTCTCCAAGTGGCAGCGGATCAGTGAGTAATTTGGGAGCTGGAGATCCCTTCTCTGCAAACCCTTCTCGGGCGCAGTGAGAGCTGCAGGTTGGGCTGTGGAAGGGATTCTGCCCCTCAATGAGGGGGCATATGCACAGGTTGAGGAATCGCACCTGGCTGCTCCACATGGGGTAATTCGAGGTTTTCTTTCCCGCAGGTACCTTCAAGCCTGGTGTCTATGCAGTGTCCGTGACTGGCCGCCTGCCCCAAGGTACCTGTGTGATGGAGTCAGGGTTTGGGGCTCTGTGAACACTGCACAGGGAACATGCCATGTGGGCGCTGGGATCAGCCAGGTGGGACAGGATCACCCTGGTGTGATGGGATCAGCAAAGGTGACTGCAAGGAGTTGCTGGAGAGGGAGTTTCAGGGTTCAGCACTGTACCTGGCAGAAGTTTATATTGAAAACTGCTGGCTAAAACCTGTCTATCAGAGGGATAAACTGGGATTAGAGAGCGATTCTGGAAGGTGGGCATATCTCAAACCATTCAGCTCCAGGAGAACATGGAGTTTTGTTTATAGAAAAGGGTTTTGCAGGATGGGGTGCTGTTGTGGCAATCCCAGTGAGCACACTCCTCCTCCTGCACTAAGGGCTTGTGCCATGGTGGATTTGTGTGTTTACAAGTGGACTGGAGGGCACAGAGGATTTGCCTTATCTCTGGAATGCAGAAAGGGCATCATCCATCCAGTTGAGTTCCTGCCCAGTATGTAGCCCCAGAGCAGACTCCTAACCCAGGAGtgaatcccaaatccctggagTGAAAGCTGTGCCTGTGTCTGGAATCCCAGTTCCCTTGTTTCTGACTTAGCTCTGCattgggaaggagctggaaacaTCATGAGGCCAGAAGCTGaggcctggcacagcccaggcatATCTGGAATACC contains the following coding sequences:
- the SUPT4H1 gene encoding transcription elongation factor SPT4 — translated: MAAISLETVPKDLRHLRACLLCSLVKTIDQFEYDGCDNCETYLQMKGNREMVYDCTSSSFDGIIAMMSPEDSWVSKWQRISTFKPGVYAVSVTGRLPQGIVRELKSRGVAYKSRDTAIKT